A region of Mycolicibacterium brumae DNA encodes the following proteins:
- a CDS encoding DUF3097 domain-containing protein, which yields MSDRYGMDVLAKNPHERRKVRSTEQPVEIGMVVEDATSGYVGAVVRVEYGRMDLEDRRGQVRGFPVGPGYLIDGKPVTLTPPRAKAPAAAARTKSGSVAVPGARAKVALPSRIYVEGRHDAELVEQVWGADLRIEGVVVEYLGGADDLPAIVAEFAPTPRRRLGVLVDHLVAGSKESRIAAAVARGPGGPNTLVVGHPFIDIWAAVKPARVGLKAWPDIPRGTDWKKGVCAHLGWPHRDQTDIANAWQRIRSQVRDWNDLEPALIGRVEELIDFVTT from the coding sequence GTCCGCTCGACCGAGCAACCCGTCGAGATCGGCATGGTGGTGGAGGACGCGACCAGTGGCTACGTCGGCGCCGTGGTGCGCGTCGAGTACGGCCGGATGGATCTGGAGGACCGGCGCGGCCAGGTCCGCGGCTTCCCGGTCGGCCCCGGCTACCTGATCGACGGCAAACCCGTCACCCTCACCCCGCCGCGTGCCAAGGCGCCCGCCGCGGCGGCCCGCACCAAATCCGGCTCCGTCGCGGTGCCCGGCGCCCGGGCGAAGGTCGCGCTGCCCAGCCGCATCTACGTCGAGGGCCGCCACGACGCCGAACTCGTCGAGCAGGTCTGGGGCGCGGACCTGCGCATCGAAGGCGTGGTGGTGGAGTACCTCGGTGGCGCCGACGACCTGCCCGCCATCGTCGCCGAGTTCGCGCCCACCCCGAGGCGCCGGCTCGGTGTGCTGGTGGACCACCTGGTCGCCGGCTCCAAGGAATCCCGCATCGCCGCCGCGGTCGCCCGCGGCCCGGGCGGGCCGAACACGCTGGTGGTGGGCCACCCCTTCATCGACATCTGGGCCGCGGTCAAACCCGCCCGGGTGGGCCTGAAGGCCTGGCCGGACATCCCGCGCGGCACTGACTGGAAGAAGGGCGTCTGCGCGCACCTGGGCTGGCCGCACCGTGACCAGACCGATATCGCCAATGCCTGGCAGCGCATCCGTTCGCAGGTCCGGGACTGGAATGACCTGGAGCCCGCACTGATCGGCCGCGTGGAAGAGCTGATCGACTTCGTCACCACTTGA